In one window of Streptomyces griseus subsp. griseus DNA:
- a CDS encoding SDR family oxidoreductase, translated as MSTADTVRGAGVVVTGAGGGIGAALARRFAEQGARVVVNDLDPARIELLAEEIGGTAVAGDASGIVEAARDALDGTVDIYCANAGLASPGDAFADEEVWAAAWDVNVMAHVRAARALLPQWLERGSGRFVTTASAAGLLTMMGAAPYSVTKHGAVAFAEWLSLTYRHRGIKVHAICPQGVRTDMLTAAGSAGELVLAPGAIEPDAVADALFDAMAADRFLVLPHPEVAGYYQARATDPDRWMGSMNRLQQKWEASGA; from the coding sequence ATGAGCACGGCGGATACGGTGCGAGGCGCCGGCGTAGTGGTCACAGGGGCTGGAGGCGGCATCGGCGCCGCCCTGGCCCGCAGGTTCGCCGAGCAGGGCGCGCGGGTCGTCGTCAACGACCTCGACCCCGCGCGCATCGAGCTGCTCGCGGAGGAGATCGGCGGGACCGCCGTCGCCGGGGACGCCTCCGGCATCGTGGAGGCGGCCCGAGACGCGCTGGACGGCACGGTGGACATCTACTGCGCCAACGCCGGACTCGCCTCGCCCGGTGACGCGTTCGCCGACGAGGAGGTCTGGGCCGCCGCCTGGGACGTCAATGTGATGGCCCACGTCCGCGCGGCCAGGGCCCTGCTGCCGCAGTGGCTGGAGCGCGGCAGCGGGCGCTTCGTCACCACCGCCTCCGCCGCCGGACTGCTGACGATGATGGGCGCGGCCCCCTACAGCGTCACCAAGCACGGGGCGGTGGCCTTCGCCGAGTGGCTCTCGCTCACCTACCGCCACCGCGGCATCAAGGTTCACGCCATCTGCCCGCAGGGCGTACGTACGGACATGCTCACCGCCGCCGGTTCGGCCGGTGAGCTGGTGCTCGCCCCCGGAGCCATCGAGCCGGACGCGGTCGCCGACGCGCTGTTCGACGCGATGGCGGCCGACCGCTTCCTGGTCCTGCCGCACCCCGAGGTCGCCGGGTACTACCAGGCGCGCGCCACCGACCCCGACCGGTGGATGGGCAGCATGAACCGCCTCCAGCAGAAGTGGGAGGCGAGCGGCGCATGA
- a CDS encoding MaoC family dehydratase: MAEPKIFTSAQELRDGVGEQLGHSDWLEVDQKRIDLFAEATGDHQWIHVDPERAANGPFGTTIAHGYLTLSLLPALVPQVMRVEGMKMGINYGTDKVRFPSTVPVGSRLRATAVLTNVEEAGGGVQITARVTVEREGGEKPACVAESVSRYYF; the protein is encoded by the coding sequence ATGGCAGAGCCGAAGATCTTCACGTCCGCACAGGAGCTGCGCGACGGAGTGGGCGAGCAGCTCGGACACAGCGACTGGCTGGAGGTCGACCAGAAGCGGATCGACCTGTTCGCCGAGGCGACCGGCGACCATCAGTGGATCCATGTGGACCCGGAGCGCGCCGCGAACGGACCCTTCGGCACGACCATCGCGCACGGCTATCTGACGCTCTCGCTGCTGCCCGCGCTGGTGCCGCAGGTCATGCGGGTCGAGGGCATGAAGATGGGCATCAACTACGGGACCGACAAGGTGCGTTTCCCCTCCACCGTCCCGGTCGGTTCACGGCTGCGGGCCACGGCGGTGCTCACGAACGTCGAGGAGGCGGGGGGCGGCGTACAGATCACCGCACGCGTCACCGTGGAGCGTGAGGGCGGCGAGAAGCCGGCCTGTGTCGCCGAGTCGGTGTCCCGCTACTACTTCTGA
- a CDS encoding exo-beta-N-acetylmuramidase NamZ domain-containing protein has product MSLSRRGVLAAGGALGALAAGTGGAAATASVRGPGHGRTRVRTGFDRLAADGYRLLRGRKVGIVTNPTGVTADVRHIVDVMHPDSRVNLTAVFGPEHGFRGTAQAGGSEGRYDDPATGLPVYDTYLKSGQELADIFTASGVDTVLFDIQDAGARFYTYIWTLYDCMEAAALAGKRLVVLDRPNPVTGRAALGPVLDPAFATFVGRREIAQAHGMTVAELALFFNAEFLHENPVRLEVVTMSGWRRSDFFDATGLPWVPPSPNMPTPETALVYPGTCLFEGTNLSEGRGTTRPFELLGAEGIDHRWAAAANALRLPGVAFREAYFAPTFSKFEGKTVGGVQVHVQDREVFDPVRTGIGLLVTAKRTWSGFAWRPDNWIDKLTGNTRVRTMIDAGADTDAVVAAWQADLTAFRAKRRRYLRYGG; this is encoded by the coding sequence ATGAGTCTGTCCCGACGTGGTGTGCTGGCCGCCGGAGGCGCTCTGGGAGCGCTGGCGGCCGGTACCGGTGGAGCAGCGGCCACCGCCTCCGTACGCGGCCCCGGGCACGGGCGCACACGGGTGCGTACCGGCTTCGACCGGCTGGCGGCCGACGGCTACCGGCTGCTGAGGGGCCGGAAGGTCGGCATCGTCACCAACCCGACCGGGGTCACCGCCGACGTACGGCACATCGTCGACGTGATGCACCCGGACTCCCGGGTGAACCTGACCGCCGTCTTCGGCCCCGAGCACGGCTTCCGGGGGACCGCGCAGGCGGGCGGTTCGGAGGGGCGCTACGACGACCCGGCGACCGGGCTGCCGGTCTACGACACGTACCTCAAGAGCGGGCAGGAGCTCGCGGACATCTTCACCGCGTCGGGCGTGGACACGGTGCTCTTCGACATCCAGGACGCGGGCGCGCGCTTCTACACGTACATCTGGACGCTGTACGACTGCATGGAGGCGGCCGCGCTCGCGGGCAAGCGGCTGGTGGTGCTGGACCGGCCCAACCCGGTGACCGGGCGGGCGGCGCTGGGTCCGGTGCTGGACCCGGCGTTCGCCACGTTCGTCGGCCGCCGGGAGATCGCCCAGGCGCACGGGATGACGGTGGCGGAGCTGGCGCTGTTCTTCAACGCGGAGTTCCTGCACGAGAATCCGGTGCGGCTGGAGGTGGTGACGATGTCGGGATGGCGGCGCTCGGACTTCTTCGACGCCACCGGACTCCCGTGGGTGCCGCCGAGTCCGAACATGCCGACGCCGGAGACAGCCCTCGTCTACCCCGGCACCTGCCTCTTCGAGGGCACGAACCTCTCCGAGGGCCGGGGCACCACGCGCCCCTTCGAGCTGCTGGGCGCGGAGGGCATCGACCACCGCTGGGCGGCCGCCGCCAACGCGCTGCGGCTGCCGGGGGTCGCCTTCCGGGAGGCGTACTTCGCGCCGACGTTCTCCAAGTTCGAGGGGAAGACGGTGGGCGGGGTGCAGGTGCACGTCCAGGACCGGGAGGTCTTCGACCCGGTGCGCACGGGCATCGGCCTGCTGGTCACGGCGAAGCGGACGTGGAGCGGGTTCGCCTGGCGCCCGGACAACTGGATCGACAAGCTCACCGGGAACACCAGGGTCCGCACCATGATCGACGCCGGGGCGGACACGGACGCGGTGGTGGCGGCGTGGCAGGCGGACCTGACGGCGTTCCGGGCGAAGCGGCGGAGGTATCTGCGGTACGGGGGGTAG
- a CDS encoding 3-keto-5-aminohexanoate cleavage protein — MIQVCLNGRRGAEASAAVPLSPEALARSAAEAVAAGATDIHVHPRTPCGQDTLSPRVVAATLTAIRAAVRVPVGVTTGAWAEPDPRRRVERVRAWTVLPDHASVNWHEPGAEELAAALLERGVGVEAGLWSGTEGHRLFRRSPLAPRALRVLAEVTDTDPATATGSARLLLAEVGAAHGRPVLLHGEDGGAWPVAALAFRLGLDTRIGAEDVTLLPDGRPARSNAELVTAAVRLRQTAAGDPRAAS; from the coding sequence ATGATCCAGGTCTGCCTGAACGGCCGGCGCGGTGCGGAGGCTTCGGCCGCCGTGCCGCTGTCCCCCGAAGCCCTGGCCCGGTCGGCGGCCGAGGCCGTCGCCGCCGGTGCCACCGACATCCATGTGCATCCGCGGACCCCCTGCGGGCAGGACACGCTCTCGCCCCGGGTGGTGGCCGCGACGCTGACGGCGATACGAGCGGCGGTGCGCGTCCCGGTCGGGGTGACGACGGGCGCCTGGGCCGAGCCGGATCCGCGGCGCCGGGTGGAGCGGGTGCGGGCGTGGACGGTGCTGCCCGACCACGCCTCGGTCAACTGGCACGAGCCGGGCGCCGAGGAGCTGGCGGCCGCGCTGCTGGAGCGGGGCGTGGGCGTGGAGGCGGGGCTCTGGTCGGGGACGGAGGGGCACCGCCTTTTCCGCCGCTCGCCCTTGGCGCCCCGGGCCTTGCGGGTGCTGGCCGAGGTCACCGACACGGACCCGGCGACGGCGACCGGCTCGGCCCGGCTGCTCCTGGCCGAGGTGGGCGCCGCGCACGGCCGCCCGGTGCTGCTGCACGGGGAGGACGGCGGGGCGTGGCCGGTGGCCGCGCTGGCCTTCCGGCTGGGCCTGGACACCCGGATCGGCGCGGAGGACGTGACGCTGCTGCCGGACGGCCGCCCCGCCCGCTCGAACGCCGAACTGGTCACCGCGGCGGTGCGGTTACGGCAGACGGCGGCCGGAGATCCGCGCGCGGCGTCCTAG
- the soxR gene encoding redox-sensitive transcriptional activator SoxR: MPQIPQTLHELSVGQLSARSGAAVSALHFYESKGLISSRRTGGNQRRYSRDALRRVAFVRAAQRVGIPLATIRDALAALPEERTPNREDWARLSAAWRRELDERIEQLHRLRDHLTDCIGCGCLSLENCVLSNPDDISGERITGSRLMPERRQDLEAEGERG; the protein is encoded by the coding sequence GTGCCACAGATCCCACAGACACTCCACGAACTCTCGGTCGGCCAGCTCTCGGCGCGCAGCGGCGCCGCGGTCTCCGCGCTGCATTTCTACGAGTCCAAGGGCCTGATCAGCAGCCGCCGCACCGGCGGCAACCAGCGCCGCTACTCGCGCGACGCCCTGCGCCGCGTCGCCTTCGTGCGGGCGGCGCAGCGCGTCGGCATCCCGCTGGCCACGATCCGGGACGCACTCGCCGCCCTGCCCGAGGAGCGCACCCCGAACCGGGAGGACTGGGCCCGCCTCTCGGCGGCCTGGCGCCGGGAACTGGACGAGCGGATCGAGCAGTTGCACCGGCTGCGCGACCATCTGACCGACTGCATCGGCTGCGGCTGTCTGTCCCTGGAGAACTGTGTGCTGTCCAACCCCGACGACATCTCCGGCGAACGGATCACCGGCTCGCGCCTGATGCCCGAGCGCAGGCAGGACCTGGAGGCGGAGGGGGAGCGCGGCTGA